A portion of the Fusobacterium perfoetens ATCC 29250 genome contains these proteins:
- the dnaB gene encoding replicative DNA helicase: MEEKLEKFKTVPSSMEAEKAVLGGIFLKPESFGEVIGIIGRDDFYKVAHKYIFEAMSSCYSNQENIDPVLVSEKLKKMSKFEEAGGEETLMDIIRDVPTAANLLSYAKIVKEKALLRSLGAAGTKIVEMAYDGYEDADVILDKAEGLIFKIAENKDSKEIVNIREAITEELKRLEVIVKNKGATTGISSGFSMFDDKTSGFHPSDLVVLAARPAMGKTAFALNIALNMATRSEKGVLLFSLEMSSAQLLQRLLSIQSGIGLQKIRNGFLTDDEWGKIGIACGQLSEAKIHIADTPSVNVLEIRSIARKLKAMGRLDAIIIDYLQLIKGSGKGDNRQQEISDISRSLKGIARELDVPIIALSQLSRAPEQRADRRPMLSDLRESGAIEQDADMVIFLYRDDYYNENTDEKGITEVIIGKQRNGPVGTVKLRFFHEITKFGDYTTKID, translated from the coding sequence ATGGAAGAAAAATTAGAAAAATTTAAGACAGTACCAAGTAGTATGGAAGCTGAAAAAGCTGTACTTGGTGGAATATTTTTAAAACCAGAATCTTTTGGAGAAGTTATTGGAATAATAGGTAGAGATGATTTTTATAAAGTAGCTCATAAATATATATTTGAAGCAATGTCATCTTGTTATAGCAATCAAGAAAATATTGACCCTGTCTTAGTATCTGAAAAATTAAAAAAAATGAGTAAATTTGAAGAAGCTGGTGGAGAAGAAACTCTTATGGATATCATAAGAGATGTTCCTACAGCAGCTAATCTTTTATCCTATGCTAAAATTGTAAAAGAAAAGGCTTTACTTAGAAGTCTTGGAGCAGCAGGAACAAAAATTGTAGAAATGGCTTATGATGGTTATGAAGATGCTGATGTAATACTTGATAAAGCAGAGGGACTTATATTTAAAATTGCGGAGAATAAAGATTCAAAAGAGATTGTAAATATAAGAGAAGCTATAACAGAAGAATTAAAGAGATTAGAAGTTATAGTTAAAAATAAAGGAGCTACTACAGGAATTTCTTCAGGATTTTCTATGTTTGATGACAAAACAAGTGGGTTTCATCCTTCAGATTTAGTTGTACTAGCAGCTAGACCAGCCATGGGAAAGACAGCCTTTGCCTTAAATATTGCACTTAATATGGCTACTCGTTCAGAAAAAGGAGTTTTATTATTCAGTCTTGAGATGTCTAGTGCTCAACTTTTACAAAGACTTTTATCTATCCAATCAGGAATTGGATTACAAAAAATTAGAAATGGTTTTCTAACAGATGATGAATGGGGAAAAATCGGTATTGCTTGTGGACAACTTTCAGAAGCAAAAATTCATATTGCTGATACTCCAAGTGTAAATGTTTTGGAAATAAGGTCAATAGCTAGAAAATTAAAAGCTATGGGAAGACTTGATGCTATAATAATCGACTATCTACAACTTATAAAAGGTTCTGGAAAAGGAGATAATAGACAACAAGAAATTTCTGATATTTCAAGGTCTCTTAAAGGTATTGCTAGAGAATTAGATGTACCAATTATAGCTTTATCACAACTTTCCAGAGCTCCTGAACAAAGAGCTGATAGAAGACCTATGCTTTCTGACTTAAGAGAATCAGGAGCAATAGAACAAGATGCCGACATGGTTATTTTCCTTTATAGAGATGATTATTATAATGAAAATACTGATGAAAAGGGAATAACTGAAGTAATCATTGGTAAACAGAGAAATG
- a CDS encoding DUF116 domain-containing protein produces the protein MTKFLKKIIDKFVYNYYFICYFFEEKMLKDQKAFNKFAKKLLTYNNKRVLKNIKDTIPKKISILLPHCIQDYNCCFKITSNIENCKRCGKCKIADLLNLKSRYNIDIKVATGGTLARLYLKKERPDFIIAVACKRDLVTGIFDMYPMNVYGIFNIIKTSPCINTDVDISEIEKILDFVINREE, from the coding sequence ATGACCAAATTTTTAAAAAAAATTATAGATAAATTTGTTTATAATTATTACTTTATATGTTATTTTTTTGAAGAAAAGATGTTAAAAGACCAAAAAGCTTTTAATAAGTTCGCTAAGAAACTTTTAACTTATAACAACAAAAGAGTATTAAAAAATATAAAAGATACTATACCAAAAAAAATATCTATTTTACTGCCTCATTGTATTCAAGATTATAATTGTTGTTTTAAAATAACTTCTAATATAGAAAATTGTAAAAGATGTGGAAAATGTAAAATAGCAGATTTATTAAATCTTAAATCAAGATACAATATTGATATTAAAGTGGCTACTGGTGGAACTTTAGCAAGACTTTATTTAAAAAAAGAAAGACCAGACTTTATAATAGCTGTAGCTTGTAAAAGAGATTTAGTTACTGGAATATTTGATATGTATCCTATGAATGTTTATGGAATTTTTAATATAATAAAAACTTCTCCTTGTATAAATACTGATGTTGATATATCGGAGATAGAAAAAATACTAGACTTTGTTATAAATAGGGAGGAATGA
- the dnaX gene encoding DNA polymerase III subunit gamma/tau, with translation MHVTLYRKYRPKTFEEVAGESDIIKTLKNSLDNNKLSHAYLFSGPRGVGKTTSARLIAKGVNCLNNGISSTPCNHCENCQEIDKGSFIDLIEIDAASNRGIDEIRELKDKINYRPSKGRKKIYIIDEVHMLTKEAFNALLKTLEEPPEHVIFILATTEPDKILPTIISRCQRYDFKTLSYKEVSEKLSDICEKENIKIDNGSLELIYEASGGSMRDSISILERVIIANLNQDIIESKTSEILGVTSKETLREFYDIIKSKSLKNGVEFLEKLWIDSIDIEKYFKDFAKYIKDEVISQRISVEEGLKIIGGVYDSLNKFKYEEDKRLLGHVVLNNIIKLSEKSKETEIVYKEVVVSPKENIDENSKTEKEILISIDEVKNKWNDILKAAKDEKPTYKAFLSDAFPLKIEDNTLYIAFRENEFSKESMESDYYNLPFQEIVQQITKSKLKTAYIFKKEIKEKSKDNMTKNLVSYLEGLN, from the coding sequence ATGCATGTAACACTATATAGAAAATATAGACCAAAAACTTTTGAAGAGGTTGCTGGTGAGTCTGATATAATAAAAACTCTTAAAAATTCTTTAGATAATAATAAATTGTCTCATGCCTATCTATTTAGTGGACCAAGGGGAGTAGGAAAAACTACTTCAGCCAGACTTATAGCAAAAGGAGTTAATTGTTTAAATAATGGAATAAGTAGTACTCCTTGTAATCATTGTGAAAACTGTCAAGAGATAGACAAAGGAAGTTTTATAGATTTAATTGAAATTGATGCTGCTTCTAATAGAGGTATTGATGAAATCAGAGAATTAAAAGATAAAATAAATTATAGACCTTCAAAAGGTAGAAAAAAAATATATATAATTGACGAAGTTCATATGCTTACAAAAGAAGCATTTAATGCTTTGTTAAAAACTTTAGAAGAACCACCTGAACATGTTATTTTTATACTTGCTACAACAGAACCAGATAAAATATTACCAACTATTATTTCAAGATGTCAAAGATATGATTTTAAAACTCTTAGTTATAAAGAAGTTAGTGAAAAATTATCTGATATTTGTGAAAAAGAAAATATAAAAATTGATAATGGTAGCTTGGAATTAATTTATGAAGCTTCTGGTGGAAGTATGAGAGATAGTATCTCTATTTTGGAAAGAGTTATAATTGCAAACTTAAATCAAGATATTATAGAAAGTAAAACAAGTGAAATATTAGGTGTAACTTCTAAAGAGACATTAAGAGAATTTTATGATATAATAAAGAGTAAGTCTTTAAAAAATGGTGTAGAATTTTTAGAAAAATTATGGATAGATTCTATAGATATTGAAAAATATTTTAAGGATTTTGCAAAATATATTAAAGATGAAGTTATAAGTCAAAGGATTTCTGTAGAAGAGGGATTAAAAATTATAGGTGGAGTTTATGATAGTCTTAATAAGTTTAAGTATGAAGAAGATAAAAGACTTTTAGGGCATGTTGTACTTAACAATATAATAAAGCTTTCTGAAAAATCTAAAGAAACTGAAATAGTTTATAAAGAAGTTGTAGTTTCACCTAAAGAAAATATTGATGAAAATTCTAAAACTGAAAAAGAAATTTTAATCTCTATTGATGAGGTAAAAAATAAGTGGAATGATATATTAAAAGCTGCTAAAGATGAAAAACCAACTTATAAGGCTTTTTTATCTGATGCTTTTCCTCTTAAAATAGAAGATAATACTCTTTATATAGCTTTTAGAGAAAATGAATTCTCTAAAGAATCAATGGAAAGTGATTATTATAATTTACCATTCCAAGAAATTGTACAACAGATTACAAAATCAAAATTAAAAACTGCTTATATATTTAAAAAAGAAATAAAAGAAAAATCAAAAGATAATATGACTAAAAATCTTGTATCATATTTAGAGGGGTTAAATTAA
- a CDS encoding energy transducer TonB: MGIKKNDFFSFIIASALNIGLIYLIPTFTTEDVGDKKIKVGLVALEKEKTFSKENNKDLPNKKKSEKKQTQNTTVENIVENTEEVKKEKSLNLVELSKGIQAPSFEIISSKKDKSIKRNSQLENVAMAYKKEMKYEREESVGLEKEKSIFSDAKIIDKIISDVQDENLTINSNKDMTFENIKVDKGKVEGLPSGYKLGLEDGDVIARWDSSNREPEYPEKAELRGLQGTVKVRLDVNERGEVLNLTIIKGSGVPEINKAIENIGRTWKIYLSKHGLRIKGRVILDYTFKLKGV, from the coding sequence ATGGGAATTAAAAAAAATGATTTCTTTTCTTTTATAATAGCCTCAGCTCTTAATATAGGACTTATCTATTTAATTCCTACTTTTACAACAGAAGATGTTGGAGATAAAAAAATAAAAGTAGGATTAGTGGCATTAGAAAAAGAAAAAACTTTTTCTAAAGAAAATAATAAAGATTTGCCTAATAAAAAGAAATCTGAAAAAAAACAAACTCAAAATACAACTGTAGAAAATATTGTAGAAAATACTGAAGAAGTAAAAAAAGAAAAGAGTTTAAATTTAGTAGAACTATCTAAAGGGATTCAAGCTCCATCTTTTGAAATTATTTCTTCTAAAAAAGATAAAAGTATAAAAAGAAATAGTCAATTAGAAAATGTAGCTATGGCTTATAAAAAAGAAATGAAATATGAAAGAGAAGAAAGTGTGGGATTAGAAAAAGAAAAGTCTATTTTTAGTGATGCAAAAATTATTGATAAAATAATTTCTGATGTACAAGATGAAAATTTAACAATAAATTCTAATAAAGATATGACTTTTGAAAATATAAAAGTTGACAAAGGAAAAGTCGAGGGACTCCCTAGCGGATATAAATTAGGATTAGAAGATGGAGATGTTATTGCTAGATGGGATTCTTCTAATAGAGAACCTGAATATCCTGAAAAAGCTGAACTTCGTGGTTTACAAGGAACTGTAAAAGTTAGACTTGATGTAAATGAAAGAGGAGAAGTTTTAAATCTTACTATAATAAAAGGAAGTGGAGTTCCAGAAATTAATAAAGCTATTGAAAATATAGGTCGTACTTGGAAGATTTATTTAAGTAAGCACGGTTTAAGAATAAAAGGAAGAGTAATACTAGATTATACATTTAAATTAAAAGGTGTTTAA
- a CDS encoding sigma-54-dependent transcriptional regulator, which yields MNILGFRIDIELKEKLENNIDNEVKTVENVAEFIEALKERRYECVLVEEAQLPADTLINIIKKIEEFQKKAVIIVLGQSSNLKVVAGSIKAGAYDYILKPLETDEIIKIIEKSVKDHKLMAERVDKNKNTGERLIGQTKEIVEVYKKIGKVAISRVPVLIVGEKGTGKKSVATSIHQFSDAAKKPFISINCTSFQNSLLERRLFGYEKGAFEGAIFSQAGDLEKANGGTLHLGNIEFLNLDIQSKLLYLLQEKEFFRMGGADPIKTDIRVIATTSANLEEAILNGTFIEELYHKLKVLEINIPPLRERKDDIPFIIDKYLVECNAELNKAVKGVSKPAIKKIMRYDWPGNVTELKNAIKSAIALCRGNSILVEDLPSNVLGNRPVKRKGDIQDWILADWIEGEISAFQATGKGAYYSNIISKVEKELIRQVLEITSGKRVETAEILGITRNTLRTKMSNYELE from the coding sequence ATGAACATATTAGGATTTAGAATTGATATTGAGCTTAAGGAGAAATTAGAAAATAATATTGACAACGAAGTAAAAACAGTTGAAAATGTGGCAGAATTTATAGAAGCATTAAAAGAAAGAAGATATGAATGTGTTTTAGTAGAAGAAGCACAACTTCCAGCTGATACTCTTATAAATATCATTAAAAAAATAGAAGAATTTCAAAAGAAAGCTGTTATAATTGTGCTTGGACAAAGTTCTAACTTAAAAGTTGTGGCTGGAAGTATAAAAGCTGGTGCTTATGATTATATTTTAAAACCATTGGAAACAGATGAAATTATAAAAATTATTGAGAAATCTGTAAAAGACCACAAATTAATGGCAGAAAGAGTTGATAAAAATAAAAATACTGGTGAAAGATTAATAGGACAAACTAAAGAAATTGTTGAAGTTTATAAGAAAATAGGAAAAGTTGCTATAAGTAGAGTTCCTGTTCTAATTGTTGGAGAAAAAGGAACAGGAAAGAAAAGTGTTGCAACTTCTATTCATCAATTTAGTGATGCTGCTAAAAAACCATTTATTAGTATTAACTGTACTTCATTCCAAAATTCTCTACTAGAAAGAAGATTATTTGGATATGAAAAAGGAGCTTTTGAAGGAGCAATATTTTCTCAAGCTGGAGATTTAGAAAAAGCTAATGGTGGAACTCTTCATCTTGGAAATATAGAATTTTTAAACCTTGATATTCAATCAAAATTACTTTATTTACTACAAGAAAAAGAATTTTTTAGAATGGGTGGAGCAGACCCTATAAAAACTGATATTAGAGTTATTGCCACTACAAGTGCAAATTTAGAAGAAGCTATCCTAAATGGAACTTTTATTGAAGAACTTTATCACAAATTAAAAGTTTTAGAAATAAATATTCCTCCTTTAAGAGAAAGAAAAGATGATATACCTTTTATTATCGATAAATATTTGGTAGAATGTAATGCTGAATTAAATAAAGCTGTAAAAGGTGTTAGTAAACCAGCTATCAAAAAAATAATGAGATATGATTGGCCAGGAAATGTAACAGAATTAAAAAATGCTATAAAATCTGCCATAGCTTTATGTAGAGGAAATTCTATATTAGTAGAAGATTTACCAAGTAATGTTTTAGGAAACAGACCTGTTAAAAGAAAAGGAGATATTCAAGATTGGATATTAGCTGATTGGATAGAAGGAGAAATTTCAGCTTTTCAAGCTACTGGAAAAGGAGCATATTATTCAAATATAATTTCTAAAGTAGAAAAAGAATTAATAAGACAAGTATTAGAAATTACTAGTGGAAAAAGAGTTGAAACTGCTGAAATTTTAGGAATAACAAGAAATACTTTAAGAACAAAAATGAGTAATTATGAATTAGAATAG
- a CDS encoding tetratricopeptide repeat protein, which translates to MKKVIEKMMVFSVVMSTLAYGGMKEDVVFLNELYNQGNYQMAVQESKKFLITYPESKYNKNLCKRIALVSYLTNNFQDAKLYFQKYLTEYKVKKDEKAEAYSYLYRMAILEKNQEKANEYRNLVSENKKIYEEMNYDSGIILLNAGRNEEAIEHFNRAMALKGNNSSKALLYKSLALLNLGEYQNSLNTINVYNNLDEKDKDMALVTYLYGILNYKLNDINKAIAYLESGLKNFPNDSYTQKGKLVLIEIYLNRSETNKALKLYSELKDNDEIIKASKIFGNHFVTREEYRRAIDFFEKIPNRDVNAQYAYAYSFFKENNFQRALKEFEKIKIPKYMVDVRYYEALSYYNLGNYKKVIEFQKDLDNYLTDSKKYNDIRIILANSMYELEDYKTSYDYYMEIYKDYPTLENLYRAMVIARKIEDEKITDNLLKEYREKFSEDTKYKKDIYIVTGDLYYKKGKYLKAENLYKDYLKTTQDTEIANKLVDLLVNEKKYSDVIKTLNTMEVTDENQYLKGIAYMGIGNYSKAAGFFGGLEKSENLDKELLNKVKYSTIKNQFLWEKYDEVITLGKTYIENSAGYKVDDIIDILGITYYRKEDFKTARKYFTDLLKYKERFSYAKYQIADTYYAEKDYNKALELFKEISNNKLYKLEYRESSNYWALRCYINLDDKKTFLDESQKFMDIYKNSTYNKNLMIIRGKILVEEGNLKTALEEYQRLYLKLSSENDKTERDLTVEKIVDILFLDNNKVEAKTWIDKLTDKYKKAYYSSIYYRDMDMIEEARKVEPILLESSTYKDYGLKVLADDEFSNNQYTESLKHYEEIYNLEVSSYKDYALYMMGNIYAIEKKIEEATVTLTKVFVVYPQSKYVIPAQIKLAEVYEISGDMEKAIKAYEELSGNSNAQEYSEFILEKLLYLNLQKENIDGILKYYEELKSVNKDSASKYQDIVEKIKEAIKNEKSTNTTETVVDEIVENKITEDIQEEIVTNEVINPEENEK; encoded by the coding sequence TTGAAAAAAGTAATTGAAAAAATGATGGTTTTTTCTGTAGTAATGAGTACTCTTGCCTATGGTGGAATGAAAGAAGATGTTGTATTTTTAAATGAATTATACAACCAAGGTAATTACCAAATGGCTGTACAAGAATCTAAAAAATTCTTAATTACTTATCCTGAATCAAAATATAATAAAAACCTTTGTAAAAGAATAGCTCTTGTAAGTTATTTAACCAATAATTTTCAAGATGCAAAATTATATTTTCAAAAATATTTAACAGAATATAAAGTAAAAAAAGATGAAAAAGCTGAAGCTTATTCTTATCTTTATAGAATGGCAATTCTTGAAAAAAATCAAGAAAAAGCTAATGAATATAGAAATTTAGTTAGTGAAAATAAAAAAATTTATGAAGAGATGAATTATGATAGTGGAATTATTTTGTTAAATGCAGGAAGAAATGAAGAAGCTATTGAACATTTTAATAGAGCTATGGCTCTTAAGGGAAATAACTCTTCTAAAGCTTTACTTTATAAATCTTTAGCACTTTTAAATTTAGGAGAATATCAAAATTCACTAAATACTATAAATGTTTATAATAATCTAGATGAAAAAGATAAAGATATGGCTTTAGTAACTTATCTTTATGGAATATTAAATTATAAATTAAATGATATAAATAAAGCTATTGCTTATTTAGAATCAGGATTAAAAAATTTTCCAAATGATTCTTATACTCAAAAAGGAAAGTTAGTTCTTATAGAAATTTATTTAAATAGAAGTGAAACCAATAAAGCTTTAAAACTTTATTCAGAATTAAAAGATAATGATGAAATCATAAAAGCTTCTAAAATTTTTGGTAACCATTTTGTAACTAGAGAAGAATATAGAAGAGCTATAGATTTTTTTGAAAAAATTCCAAATAGAGATGTAAATGCCCAATATGCTTATGCTTATTCATTTTTCAAGGAAAATAATTTCCAAAGAGCCTTAAAAGAATTTGAAAAAATAAAAATACCAAAATATATGGTTGATGTAAGATATTACGAAGCATTATCTTATTATAATCTAGGAAACTATAAAAAAGTTATAGAATTTCAAAAAGATTTAGATAACTATTTAACTGATAGTAAAAAATATAATGATATTAGAATAATTTTAGCTAATTCTATGTATGAACTTGAAGATTATAAAACTTCTTATGATTATTATATGGAAATATATAAAGATTATCCTACTTTAGAAAATCTTTATAGAGCTATGGTAATTGCTAGAAAAATAGAAGATGAAAAGATAACTGATAATCTATTAAAAGAGTACAGAGAAAAATTCTCAGAAGATACTAAATATAAAAAAGATATATATATAGTAACTGGAGATTTATATTACAAAAAAGGAAAATATCTAAAGGCTGAAAATCTATATAAAGATTATTTAAAAACTACTCAAGATACAGAGATTGCCAATAAATTAGTAGATTTATTGGTAAATGAAAAAAAATATTCTGATGTTATAAAAACTTTAAATACTATGGAAGTTACTGATGAAAATCAATATCTAAAAGGTATAGCTTATATGGGAATAGGTAATTATTCTAAAGCAGCTGGATTCTTTGGTGGACTTGAAAAAAGTGAAAATTTAGATAAAGAATTATTAAATAAAGTAAAATATTCTACTATAAAAAATCAATTTTTATGGGAAAAATATGATGAGGTTATTACTTTAGGAAAAACATATATAGAAAACTCAGCTGGTTACAAAGTAGATGATATAATAGATATTTTAGGAATCACTTATTATAGAAAAGAAGATTTCAAAACTGCTAGAAAATATTTTACAGATTTATTAAAATATAAAGAACGTTTCTCTTATGCAAAATATCAAATAGCTGATACTTATTATGCTGAAAAAGATTACAATAAAGCTTTAGAATTATTTAAAGAGATATCTAACAACAAACTTTATAAATTAGAGTATAGAGAAAGTTCTAACTATTGGGCACTTAGATGTTATATTAATTTAGATGACAAGAAAACTTTCCTAGATGAAAGTCAAAAATTTATGGATATTTATAAAAATTCTACTTATAATAAAAACCTTATGATAATAAGAGGAAAAATCCTAGTAGAAGAAGGAAATTTAAAAACAGCTCTAGAAGAATATCAAAGATTATATCTTAAACTTTCTTCTGAAAATGATAAAACTGAAAGAGATTTAACAGTAGAAAAAATTGTTGATATTTTATTCTTAGATAATAATAAAGTAGAAGCAAAAACTTGGATTGATAAATTAACTGATAAATATAAAAAAGCTTATTATAGTTCTATTTATTATAGAGATATGGATATGATAGAAGAAGCTAGAAAAGTTGAACCAATCTTATTAGAATCAAGTACTTATAAAGATTATGGATTAAAAGTTTTAGCTGATGATGAATTTTCAAATAATCAATATACAGAATCTTTAAAACATTATGAAGAAATTTATAATTTAGAAGTCAGTTCATATAAAGATTATGCTCTTTATATGATGGGAAATATTTATGCAATAGAGAAAAAAATAGAGGAAGCCACAGTTACTCTTACTAAAGTATTTGTAGTTTATCCACAAAGTAAATATGTAATACCTGCTCAAATAAAACTTGCTGAAGTTTATGAAATTTCTGGAGACATGGAGAAAGCTATAAAAGCTTATGAAGAACTTAGTGGAAATTCAAATGCTCAAGAATATTCAGAATTTATTTTAGAAAAACTATTATATCTAAATTTACAAAAAGAAAATATTGATGGAATATTAAAATATTATGAAGAATTAAAATCTGTAAATAAAGATAGTGCTTCTAAATATCAAGATATAGTTGAAAAAATAAAAGAAGCTATAAAAAATGAAAAATCTACAAATACTACTGAAACTGTTGTAGATGAGATTGTAGAAAATAAAATAACAGAAGATATACAAGAAGAAATAGTTACTAATGAAGTAATAAACCCAGAAGAAAATGAAAAATAA
- a CDS encoding ExbD/TolR family protein — protein sequence MKIERYRRRNNKNIILEMTPLIDVVFLLLIFFLVATTFEDVDTGIKIDLPQSTIREIKTVKEVQLSLTNTKEIFIKYQEGNESKKILVNKANLQRKLAQILSNSDNKAVVISGDKTLDYGYIVEIMTLSKEAGAEQLDIDTIFEK from the coding sequence ATGAAGATAGAAAGATACAGAAGAAGAAATAATAAAAATATTATTCTTGAAATGACTCCTCTTATAGATGTTGTTTTCCTTTTACTAATATTTTTCTTAGTAGCTACAACTTTTGAAGATGTTGATACAGGAATAAAAATTGATTTACCTCAATCTACAATAAGAGAGATTAAAACTGTAAAAGAAGTACAACTTAGTCTTACAAATACAAAAGAAATATTTATAAAATATCAAGAGGGAAATGAATCTAAAAAAATTCTTGTTAATAAAGCAAACTTACAAAGAAAACTAGCTCAAATATTGAGTAATTCAGATAACAAAGCTGTAGTAATAAGTGGTGATAAAACCCTTGATTATGGATATATTGTAGAGATAATGACTCTTTCTAAAGAAGCAGGAGCAGAACAATTAGATATAGATACTATATTTGAAAAATAG
- a CDS encoding MotA/TolQ/ExbB proton channel family protein, whose amino-acid sequence MYWIEKGGILMYFIAGMSILGTTVIIERFFYFVSSERRRFDDIRDEFQKYLEKNDVKGAIEFLGKSKSASGRVVKDILSLWSKTKTTNLTTLEEKARETALTEIATLEKNMWILSMVAHVTPLLGLLGTVTGMIKAFQAVAIHGTGDAAVLAEGISEALFTTAGGLFVAIPAMIIYNYYNKKIDNIISDIEKGSTEVINYFRR is encoded by the coding sequence ATGTACTGGATTGAAAAAGGTGGAATTTTGATGTACTTTATAGCAGGTATGTCAATTCTTGGAACTACAGTTATAATTGAAAGATTTTTTTATTTTGTTTCATCAGAAAGAAGAAGATTTGATGATATAAGAGATGAATTTCAAAAATATTTAGAAAAAAATGATGTAAAAGGTGCTATAGAATTTTTAGGAAAATCAAAATCAGCATCTGGTAGAGTTGTCAAAGATATCTTAAGCCTTTGGTCTAAAACAAAAACAACTAATTTAACTACTCTTGAAGAAAAAGCAAGAGAAACAGCTTTAACTGAAATAGCCACATTAGAAAAAAATATGTGGATATTATCAATGGTAGCTCATGTTACACCACTTTTAGGACTTTTAGGAACTGTTACAGGAATGATTAAAGCTTTCCAAGCTGTAGCTATTCATGGAACAGGGGATGCTGCTGTACTAGCTGAAGGAATATCAGAAGCTTTATTCACTACTGCTGGAGGATTATTTGTAGCTATACCAGCTATGATAATTTATAACTACTATAATAAAAAAATAGATAATATTATAAGTGATATAGAAAAAGGAAGTACAGAGGTAATAAATTATTTTAGGAGATAG
- the rplI gene encoding 50S ribosomal protein L9, with product MAKIQVILTQDVAGQGRKGDLISVSDGYAKNFILKNNKGIIATPEELKRIENQKKKDEKRNEEEKKKSIALKERLEKEKLVIKVKVGENGKLFGAITNKEVASELEKVFGIKIDRKKIECSIKALGEHKVTIKLHPEVKAEITVVTKG from the coding sequence ATGGCAAAAATACAAGTTATTTTAACACAAGATGTAGCAGGACAAGGAAGAAAAGGAGATTTAATATCTGTTTCTGATGGGTATGCAAAAAACTTTATATTAAAAAATAATAAAGGAATCATAGCTACCCCAGAAGAATTAAAAAGAATAGAAAATCAAAAGAAAAAAGATGAAAAAAGAAATGAAGAAGAAAAGAAAAAATCAATAGCTTTAAAAGAAAGATTAGAAAAAGAAAAATTAGTTATTAAAGTAAAAGTTGGAGAAAACGGAAAATTATTTGGAGCTATTACTAATAAAGAAGTTGCTTCTGAATTAGAAAAAGTTTTTGGAATAAAAATCGATAGAAAAAAAATTGAATGTAGTATAAAAGCTTTAGGAGAACACAAAGTTACAATTAAATTACATCCAGAGGTAAAAGCTGAAATCACAGTAGTAACAAAAGGATAA